TGTTTACCTTTTGTTTGTCAGACATTATAACAAATCCTTTCCCATCTTCCAATCCCAAATCCAAGGCCAAACGCTTCACAAACCAATCCCAGTTTGTATCATTCTCTATCTCCACTACAGCCCAAGCAATAGGGACAATCCTATTGTCTCCATCTCTTCCGACAGCAGCCAACAACTGTCCCTTGATGTCCCATTTCAAAAAAGCTCCATCTAAGCCAATAACTGGCCTACAAGTCTTCTTACATGCTTCCTTTTGTGCTTCGAAACACATGTAGAGCCTGTAGAACCTCTGCTTGCTTCCAACTGTGGCTCCTGGTATGGTCTCAATGTCCATGGTTGATCCAGAATTGCTCCTGAAGATCTCTACTTGGTAATCCCAGATTTTATCAAAATGCTCCTCATGGGTCTTCCTCCTTTCTCTCATCAACTTCGTCTTGGCCTTAATGCACGAGTTTTCTTTGGCTTCCATCTGATACTCCCTCAAGATCTCAGCCTGTATCTCCTTCCCTGTGATCTTAGGATTCAGCCTTAACCTCTCAGCAAATAGACTTGCAATTGCTGACCTCTTAAGTATCCTGGAATGCCCTGTCTTCTCACACTTATGGTCATTGACGTATGTCTTTACCATCAACTTATGTTTCCTCTTATCATAAGAACAGTAAACCATCCAGGGACATGGATCCTCATAATCTCTCATCTCAGCAGCACATTTTGCACCCATCTTCAAGCTACTGGATCTGTAGTACTTGATGTTGTATCTGGTTTTGAGGGTATACCTGAGACAAGTATGCTTGAAGTCCTCAGCATCTGAAAATGTCTTGCCAAGCTGAAGGAGCTCCTCTGGAACAATGTCTGCTCTGTAAGCTTGCGCAAGTATCATCTCCTCTTCATTCTCATCATCTGATGACACATGATCAGGGATTTTATCATCATCCTATGCATCATCATCCCCTTCGTCTTCATCAACCTCACAGTCATCATTTCTTGCTTCATCACCAAACAGTACACCCAAATCTCTACAGTTTTCTTCCTCAATGCCAGCAATACCATTTTCATTCTCTAATTCAAGCCTACTATCTTCTAATTCTCGCCTACAATCATCTTCTATATTTCCAAATTCCTCTTCTTCACTTGGAGGATTCATCTCATTTGTCTCCCTCTGGAGACATTCTTCTCTGTCATCACCATCTACCTGATTCTTCTTCGAGTtttcaggaggagacacagttGACCCACCagtaaccttctgcttcttcgaTTGTCTAGGAGACGGAGTTGAACCACCATATGGTGTCCCACACCTCGTAACCTTCTCCGGAGATGACACAGGCGACCCATATTGTGTCCCACGCCTCTGTAGATGCCAACATCGATATCCCTTCAACTCTTTTACTCTTCCTCGATCTCTCTGGCGATGACAAACTCACAGAAGCACCGCGTTTTCCACCCTTCTTCGCCGATCTCTTTGGTTCAGACACACTCCCATCACCACCTTTTCCACCCTTCTTCGACTGTTGAACCACTTCTTCACTCCCACCACCATTTCCATCCTTGTTCGACTGTTGAACCGCTTCTTCACTCCCGTAATCGAAAGTCCTCAACGCTCCTCCCCAAATCATTACCTCCCTTCCATTCCTTGTGAACTTCGTCTTTATCATCTCCTCACACCACGAGACTACAGAGCCTTAGGTTTTTCACAGagaaaaatccccaaatcgatttgggtttctgagaaattagggttacgttttgttttatttcaatcatccacatcttttgatcaataaaaagaaatatgtaTGGTAATCTTCTGAaaagtccactagctcagtggcaaaaAACCCCTAAGGACCACGAGTGCAGGAGTTCGAGTCCAACCAAcaacaattttaattaaacaaaacgacgtcgtcttgAGATTTTGTCTTAAACAAAACAACtggatgaaacgacgtcgtttcactaAATGACAGTATTTAACGGTGAGTTAACATTGTGTTAATCTGGTCTGTCAATCGTAAGTttcttaataaactaaaaaagtcaACAAAAATTCAGAGTTTTATTGGCCAGACTCGAATACAagtttcttttggcaattcgtgcaaagttcgtgatttttttggccgaattctcaTTCAAGATCATAAGAGACTTAAAGTCAGAGACTGACTTACGCAATGACTCTGCCTCTTTATTTCAGGAAAAAGGTAGTGGGCTTTTACTAAACTCCTCAACAGCACAGAACACTACAATCTCAAGGCCCACTAAAGGCCCAGAATGTAGGACGTAACAGAGTCGGCGTCTCGGCAGCAACCCTGGTTCTCTTTgcattataagtttataacaaAGAAACCTGTTTAGAATCTACGAAGAACCTCATAGCATATTTTTATTCTTCGTGATATTGACCAAATTCCTCTGTTAATTGATTCCATAGGATCGAATCTCAGGGAATGGGGATCGCGTCATCCATCCAATTTCCGCCGGCAAAACCGGAGCAAGAGAAACCGGAAGATTTCAGTGATTGGCCATATCCGATGACAGCTAATGCAGAGTTGTTGATAAAGAACATCCATGGCTTGTTCCCACCGAGAGCGGGAGAATCATCAACTGATGAAGCCGTAGAAGCTAGGTATTTCGAGTTCTTGAGAGGAGGCTGTTGCAAAGATGTGGTTAAGGCTCTGGAAGATTGTGAAGGACCTCGTAGCACTAAGTGTAAGGAGATCGCTGGGATGCTGTTCAATTGTATGTATTCTCACCCTGATTACTATCAACCGGTTATTGCTGTGTTTGAAGCTTCTGTCGAACAGTTAGACAAGGACCTTAAGGTCTTTCGTGCAAAGAAACAAAGAGAGGAGAGCTTTGAGAAAGCTAATCTCTTTAAGGGCTTTAAGAGATTCTAGGggatgtttttttcttcttcttaatatTGGATTTCAATActtgttttgtttgttaataTTGCTTCAGAAACATAACAGCTTAACCAGAGATCAATTAAGCTCAAACCAAAACATTAATCAACTTTGTCATTCTTATCAGCCTCCATACATGGCCATATGATATTGTTTACcctttttaatgtatatttgaCCTTATCTACTAACACATCAACTCCAAGAAAACCATctataagaagaaaaaactatGGACTTTCATTTGTAACTGTCTATATGAGAACGTAGCTGGCGCTTTTGTATTGAAGGGCCTTTTAGTAGTGTGTCATATGTACATGTGAGGACCGGATGGCTGCGAAACCAATTTCTCTTAACTTGGTGATGGTCTTAAGAGATGTGGGTTCACCATCACTTGTCTAATAGTTTCCTTGGAATTGCTTGCATTCGTCTCCTGTTTTTAGGATTCCACTAGAGCACCCATCTGGTGACccaaaaattgaaaaagatCCACAAATTTGAATGTACAGAGAATGATGTATGGATATAATTAACTTGTGAGAGCTAATGGAGAATTGTTGATAAAGAACATGCATGGCCTATTCGCGGGAGAATCATCAACTGATGAAGAAGCCGCAGAAGCTAGGTATTTCGAGTTCATGAGAAGAGGCGGCTGCAAAGATGTTGTTAAAGCTCTGGAGCATTTTGAAGGACCTCGTAGCACCAAGTGTAAGCAAATCATGGGGATGCTGTTCAATTGCATGTATTCTCACCCTGATTACTATCAGCCGGTTATCGCTGAGTTTGAAGTGTTTTACAAACTGTAAGACAAGGACCTCGAGGTCTTTCGTGCGAATAAAACAAAGAGATGAGAGCTTTGAGAAAGCTCAGCTTTTTAAGGGCTTTAAGAGATTCTAGgggatatttttttaaataatggatTTCAATAGTAGCATAATAGTTTTCTTTGTTAATTTTGTTGATGCCCATGAATGTTCTTTAGCTATTTCCTCACTTGAATATGATATGTTGCTTCTGAAACATAAAAGGTTTAGAcctttattaataatttacatCTTTGTTCTTTCACTTTGTGCTTAAGATTTATACTAGAATTTGTTTTACCACTACAGTTTGATGTGACTAAcccaaaattatttcatatcaCATTTTGTGAAACATTAGTCAACTTTGTCAATCTTATCAGCCTCCATAAATGACCATATTGTTATGAAAAtaactgaaattttattatatcgcgAGAATTtgaataagggcaaaatttatacccgtagaatttttaacactgatagaaagagtttattatagagagaagagaaggttgAGGGATGATCTTCTAAACGATCGAaatcgatcgtttatatagagaaaaaatctactgtgcaaatagtgcagcgggccccatatctttttatatttcaaacatTACTGCTCCTCCTTTTGACTTttgtaacactcccccttgggggccggtgtcactatccgctctcgcttaacgtctttgttgcctcgttaaaaacctttccaggaaaacccaatgggaaaaaccatagtaaggtaaaaagagtacaaccacgtaagatccccctcgaatgaacagtcatagatccttctgatggcgcatcccaatgttatggatgtgtttcctgaataccgaggtagggagtgattttgtgaagaggtcggctgcattgtcgcatgatcgaacatatcttacttcaatctctttattcttctcgagctcttgggtgtatgagaagaacttcggaggtatatgtttggttctatcacttttgatatatccttccttcgtttgagcaacacatgccgcgttatcttcatatagaatagttggctccgtattttcgtcaatcccactgcttgaacagatgtgtcggcttattgatcttagccatacacattccctacttgcttcatggagtgcaatgatctcagcgtgatttgaagaagtggcaacaagtgtctgcttctgagaacgccaagatatggcggtgcctccaattgtaaaaacatatcctgtctgggatcgagctttgtgtggatctgacaaataacctgcatctgcaaaaccaatcatttgaccttttgaacttttaggataaaacaagcctaaatcagttgttccttgaaggtaacgaaagacatgtttaattccattccaatgtcttcgcgtaggagacgaactgaatctcgctaaaagattaacggcaaaagatatgtcaggtcgagtacaatttgcaagatacataagagctccaattgcacttaagtatggagtttcaggaccaagtatttcttcattttcctcagatggtcgaaacggatcattttcaacattaagtgatctaacgaccatcggggtgctaagaggagttgctttatccatgttaaagcgtttcaatactcgtttggtatatgtagactggtgtacaaatataccctttcgagaatgctcaatttgtaatcctagacaatattttgtctgcccgagatctttcatctcaaattctcctttcagatagtttgatgccttttggatttcgttttgagttccaataatattaagatcatcaacgtacaccgcgattatcacaaatccggatgttgttttctttatgaaaacacaaggacatataggatcatttgtgtatccttcttttgttaagtgttcgctgagacgattataccacattcgtccagattgttttaacccatataatgatctttgcaattttattgcacataactctttaggtttggaacttaacgtttctggcattttaaatccatctgggattctcatatagatatcagtatctaatgatccatataaatatgccgtaacgacatccatgagacgcatttctaaattttcattggccgctaggctcatcaggaatctaaatgtgattgcgtccataacaggagaataagtttcctcataatcaattcctggcctttgagagaaaccttgggctacaagacgagctttgtatcttgtaatctcgtttttctcatttctttttcggacaaacacccatttgtacccaacaggttttacatctttgggtgtgagcacaataggtccgaatacatttcgtttgttaagcgaatctaattcgacttgaattgcatctttccattttatccagtcatgtctcttttgacattcatatacagactttggttctggatcttcgttttcttcatttatttcctttgctaaaaggtatgagaaaacgtcatcaatatcatccatctcatttcgtttccatatctttccattatggatgtaattgatagaaatctcgtgatttccttcagattcatgatgctctatattgtcgttagattcacaattcgcttcttccaaaatattttccgctattttgggagtatcatgcttttcacattccttacgttttctaggaagtttatcctttgaaccaataggtctaccgcgctttaaacgtgttcctgattcacgtgtatcaactgccgttccaccattttgtggtatttcaatacgagcaggagtatttgcagcgggtatatgtgatttagttaccattttggtatcagcaaatgcatcaggtagctgatttgctatattttgtaaatgcatgatacgtcgaacttctagttctgactgtttcgtaggaggatcaaggtgtaataacgatggtacactccatttgatctcttttcctacttgtttattgtctccccctagagttgggaattctttctcattgaaatgacaatcggcaaatcgtgccgtaaacacatcaccagtttgtggttctaggtatcttattattgatggagaatcatagccaatatatattcccaaccgtctttgcggtcccatctttgtacgttgcggtggtgctattggaatataaaccgcacaaccaaagatttttagatgagagatatttggttcttttccaaatgctaactgtaatggggaatatctatggtatgcacttggtcttatccgaattagtgcttctgcatgcaaaatagcatgtccccatacagatgttgggagttttgatctcatgatcaatggccttgcaattagttgcagccgtttaattaatgattctgccaaaccattttgtgtatgaacatgagcaacagaatgctctacttcaatccctgataccatacaataatcattaaaagcttgggatgtgaattcaccagcgttatctaatctaactcttttaattggataatctgagaactgtgctcttaatttgattatctgagttagaaatctcgcaaatgccatatttcgagatgataacaaacaaacatgtgaccatctactcgatgcatcgattaataccataaagtagtagaatggtccacacggtggatgtattggtccacaaatatcaccttggattctttccaaaaactttggtgattctttgtcaattttggttggtgatggtcttatgattaatttcccaagagcacacgcatcacatgtcattttattactttggtatatatcttgggtttttattgaatgaccatgtgagctttcaatgatttttcgcatcattgtagtgcctggatgaccaagacgatcatgccataatgtaacatcttctggatttcttttgatcacaagatgtgattctatagcatcaatataagtgtgatgcaatccagaaggaagttctggaaatttttccagtacaaggcctttgcct
The window above is part of the Brassica napus cultivar Da-Ae chromosome C8, Da-Ae, whole genome shotgun sequence genome. Proteins encoded here:
- the LOC111213309 gene encoding uncharacterized protein LOC111213309: MGIASSIQFPPAKPEQEKPEDFSDWPYPMTANAELLIKNIHGLFPPRAGESSTDEAVEARYFEFLRGGCCKDVVKALEDCEGPRSTKCKEIAGMLFNCMYSHPDYYQPVIAVFEASVEQLDKDLKVFRAKKQREESFEKANLFKGFKRF